Proteins co-encoded in one bacterium genomic window:
- the uvrB gene encoding excinuclease ABC subunit UvrB, translating into MAKFELVTDLIPKGDQPKAIREIVENFRQGAKYQVLLGVTGSGKTFTMAHVIKELGLPTLVISHNKTLAAQLFGELKSLFPHNAVEYFISYYDYYLPEAYVPETDTYIEKEADINEDIERLRLGTTSSLLSRDDVIVVASVSAIYGLGDPEDVLELYLALERGQQVGVKNLIERLVDLQYTRNDVDLKRGNFRVRGGRIDVVPAYEDYIIRIEVPDKTVESIKIVDLLTNKVMEVKDKVVIYPAGHWVTTKSKLERAIESIKQELEERLEELYRQGKILEAHRLERRTKFDLEMLREVGYCPGIENYSRHLSGGKPGERPFCLIDYFPDEYLTIIDESHVTIPQLMAMYNGDRSRKETLVEYGFRLPSALDNRPLKFEEIEELWDKVLFVSATPAEYEIKKSNGIVVEQIIRPTGLVDPEIIVKPSSNQVEDMIEEIRNVVERGERVLISTITKRTAEDLAEYLTTLGFRVKYLHSEIDALERVEIIRGLRLGEFDVLVGVNLLREGLDLPEVSLVLITDADKTGFLRSETALIQMAGRAARNACGRVILYADVITEAMERAIRETNRRREIQMEYNREHNIVPQTIRKTPEEILRTTIVADERIIKKSDEVDIEKEVAELKSMFTIYEVIEELERRMFKAASLLDFEKAAKYRDTIKKIKSELEKKEKKIAKVSKKRIK; encoded by the coding sequence GAAAATTTTAGGCAGGGTGCAAAATATCAGGTTTTGCTGGGAGTAACAGGGTCAGGCAAGACTTTTACAATGGCTCATGTTATAAAAGAACTTGGATTGCCAACACTTGTTATTTCCCATAACAAGACATTGGCAGCCCAATTGTTTGGAGAGCTCAAGAGTTTATTCCCCCACAATGCTGTTGAGTATTTTATTTCCTACTACGACTACTATCTACCAGAAGCATACGTTCCCGAAACCGATACTTATATTGAAAAAGAAGCGGATATTAATGAAGATATTGAAAGGCTGAGGCTTGGAACTACCTCTTCACTCCTTTCCCGGGATGATGTAATCGTTGTAGCAAGTGTTTCGGCAATTTACGGACTTGGTGATCCAGAGGATGTGCTTGAACTCTATTTAGCCCTTGAAAGGGGCCAGCAAGTTGGCGTAAAAAACCTAATTGAAAGATTGGTAGACCTCCAGTATACACGGAACGATGTTGACCTAAAAAGAGGAAACTTTAGAGTAAGAGGCGGGAGAATAGATGTTGTTCCCGCGTACGAAGATTACATTATAAGAATTGAAGTGCCAGATAAAACTGTCGAGTCTATCAAAATTGTAGATTTATTAACCAACAAGGTTATGGAAGTTAAGGATAAGGTTGTGATTTATCCTGCAGGGCACTGGGTAACAACAAAAAGCAAACTGGAAAGAGCTATAGAATCTATAAAGCAGGAGCTTGAGGAAAGGCTTGAGGAACTCTACAGACAGGGAAAAATTCTGGAAGCGCATCGCCTCGAACGAAGAACAAAATTTGACTTGGAAATGTTAAGAGAAGTAGGGTATTGTCCTGGAATAGAAAACTATTCCAGACACCTATCTGGAGGGAAACCTGGTGAAAGGCCATTTTGCCTCATCGACTACTTCCCGGACGAGTACTTAACAATAATAGATGAATCTCATGTAACAATCCCTCAACTTATGGCGATGTACAACGGTGACAGATCCAGAAAAGAAACCCTTGTAGAGTATGGTTTCCGCTTACCAAGTGCTCTTGATAATAGACCCCTTAAATTTGAGGAGATTGAAGAACTTTGGGATAAGGTGCTTTTTGTCTCCGCAACTCCCGCCGAGTATGAAATAAAGAAATCCAACGGGATAGTAGTAGAACAGATAATAAGACCCACCGGCCTTGTAGACCCCGAGATAATAGTCAAACCATCTTCCAATCAGGTCGAAGATATGATTGAGGAAATAAGAAACGTTGTTGAAAGGGGAGAGAGAGTTCTGATTTCTACAATAACAAAAAGAACTGCAGAGGATCTTGCGGAATACCTAACCACGTTGGGATTCAGGGTGAAATATCTCCATTCGGAAATTGACGCATTGGAGAGGGTAGAAATTATCAGAGGCCTTAGACTGGGAGAGTTTGATGTGCTCGTTGGCGTGAACCTTTTGAGAGAGGGACTTGATCTACCAGAGGTATCTCTCGTTCTTATAACCGATGCAGATAAAACCGGTTTTTTAAGATCAGAAACTGCATTGATCCAGATGGCTGGAAGAGCTGCAAGGAATGCCTGCGGCAGGGTCATTCTTTACGCTGATGTTATTACGGAGGCAATGGAAAGGGCTATAAGAGAGACGAACCGCCGAAGAGAAATTCAAATGGAATATAACCGTGAACACAACATAGTTCCTCAAACCATCAGGAAAACCCCAGAAGAAATTTTAAGAACAACGATCGTTGCGGATGAAAGGATAATAAAGAAAAGTGATGAGGTTGACATTGAGAAAGAGGTAGCCGAATTAAAATCTATGTTTACTATATACGAGGTCATAGAAGAACTGGAAAGACGTATGTTCAAGGCTGCCAGTTTGTTGGACTTTGAAAAGGCTGCAAAATATAGAGATACAATAAAAAAGATAAAAAGTGAGTTAGAGAAAAAGGAGAAGAAAATTGCAAAAGTATCGAAAAAGAGAATTAAATAG
- the ricT gene encoding regulatory iron-sulfur-containing complex subunit RicT, translated as MQKYRKRELNSSIEISIVGGGFDVVGLPYHVDFSPGSYIFLKYPEIEEELLVKVRGFSKKVAGKILDRFRIAGNDEVIATMKKITKGFLFENNLRDVKIVKEDFDIGKGIISFKFTAERKLKLDKIAAALSKILHVRVEFQQIGARDLARIKGGVGICGFEICCRRFLNMLPSVTLETAKEQFIFASPDRISGICGRLRCCLRYELEYYRDLKSQFPEIGSVIETDKGPGRVTEINYLTKRIKLQFGDGTEEEMDWNPVGVETVEGEEDEV; from the coding sequence TTGCAAAAGTATCGAAAAAGAGAATTAAATAGTTCAATAGAAATTTCAATAGTTGGAGGCGGGTTTGACGTGGTGGGTTTGCCGTACCATGTTGACTTCTCCCCCGGAAGTTACATCTTTTTGAAGTACCCAGAAATAGAGGAAGAACTCCTCGTTAAAGTAAGAGGATTTTCAAAAAAAGTTGCAGGAAAAATTCTCGATCGATTCAGAATCGCCGGAAATGATGAGGTCATTGCAACGATGAAAAAAATAACAAAGGGATTCCTTTTTGAAAACAACCTTCGAGACGTCAAAATCGTTAAAGAGGATTTCGACATAGGAAAGGGGATTATTAGTTTTAAGTTTACTGCTGAGAGAAAGCTCAAACTTGACAAGATAGCAGCGGCACTATCGAAAATTTTACATGTTCGTGTTGAGTTTCAGCAAATTGGTGCCCGTGATTTGGCTAGAATTAAAGGCGGTGTAGGTATTTGTGGGTTCGAAATATGTTGTAGAAGATTTCTTAATATGCTCCCTTCCGTGACTCTTGAAACTGCCAAGGAACAATTTATTTTTGCCTCTCCCGATAGAATTTCTGGTATATGCGGAAGGTTGAGATGTTGTTTGAGGTATGAACTCGAATACTATAGAGATCTCAAATCCCAGTTTCCTGAAATTGGAAGTGTCATTGAAACCGATAAAGGCCCTGGTAGAGTTACGGAAATTAACTATTTGACAAAAAGAATAAAACTTCAATTTGGTGACGGGACAGAGGAGGAGATGGATTGGAACCCAGTGGGAGTTGAAACCGTTGAGGGGGAAGAAGATGAAGTTTAG